atattttggtcCCGATAACAGAATTAATCCAGCTGATCACTGGTTTAATCCTAATTCGTCATCTCCTGTAAATTATGAAGCAACTTTATACAATAATTCAACAGCTTTCGATTATAACGATGAAGCAGGTGAGTTTCACTTGTAAGTCTCTCATTCATTATCTGATTAGGATTAACATTGTTTCCATTTTCTACAGACGAGTCGTACTTGAATCCTCCTCAAAGAGATCCTGAGTTTGATAAAAAAGTGAATGAATTTGAAGCAACTATTCAGGAACGTTTCAAAGATGAGCTAGAAGAAGAGGAAAGTCAGTAAGAAATGTTCACTTCAAAATGATCATCATGAATTTATAATTAATATGCGACGATTTTCTTATAGTAATTTTCATACGAAAATGGACCAACGCTGGTTTGCAAATTGTTTCCCTAATTACTGAACATCTTGTTAGTCATCCTTTCGTTGTAATCCGAAGACAGTGTCAGGTACTTATACGACTTAAATAATACCGCTTCGCAGATTTTCTTTTGTAAAAGTATATAATTCGTAATTTACTTTTCAGGTGAATAATAAACTCTCCCGGTATCATATAGTCCCCGTTACTTTGATACCGATCGTCGTAAATATTCATAGATGGCAAGGTATCACTTGCTTGTGGAAAGGTGTCGGAAGTGTTTTAGTAATCAAAGGCCTAACACTAGCTGTGCAAGATCTCATATCCAAAATAACATTTTGGCCAAAGTGAGTCTCTTCttgtagattttgaaaataatatggtGAAAATTCTTTGTACGAGGTAATTTATGTTACAGAGAAATTTCTTTGGAATCTTCTGGTAAAAGTATGGGAAAACATTTATTGCTGAAATGTATCACCTGCGCTATAATTACTCCGTTTTATTCGGCAAGCCTGCTGGAAACTGTACAAAGCGAAATCGCTAGCGAGAAGCCAGAATTTTTAGATGTTTTCAAAGAAGGCTTGAGAAGATTACTTTCATTCGGATATCCTCAAAAAGGTATGCGATTTCATCTATCAATCGTTTAGAAGTTGCTCAGTGTTTATTTGACAACTTGTTTTAGGGCGAATGTTACCGGTTTGGTCATTGGTAGTACCAACTGCGGTGTATTTCATCGTAAAACATATGTTCACTCTATTCTTAAAAACTGTGATTGCCAAAGCTTTAATATTCAATCAAGAAATGCAGCATCGTCGACGGGTACAGCTCTATTGAAACGATTTGTTATTACTTAATACTTTCGTTTAGGAATTAAAATCTAACATCGGATGCTATGTTTCTTATTTAGGGAgcgattccaaaaaatttcctaacCAAAGATCACCAGAATATTGAAATATCTTCTTCATTAGTTGCTGTTCTTTCTGCAGATATCGTATTGTTTCCTTTGGAAACCATTCTTCATaggtaaaatcaaattttacattgtCCCATTCAGTATACATATCATATatgtattatcattttttcggaaatttacTCATGTTTTGTTTTGTAGATTGCATTTGCAAGGTACCCGAACTATCATCGATGACTTGGACGATGGTGCTTCAGTGAGACccattttaaccaattttgaaggCGTTATGGATTGCTATAATGCTACAATTCGTGAGGAAGGTTATGCTGGTCTTTACAAAGGCTTTGGAGCGTTGATGATGCAGTGCATCGCTTACACTTCTATTCTTAAATTAAGCAAATTTGTATTTACTCAAGtttcatatttattttgtaAGAATGAATCTAGTAATTATGTGGTTGGAAGAAATATCGATTGGAATAAACCAGTTCCGCATCCGGAggtgaaaaccaaaaaaagcgcagaaatcaaaaatcgtccGAAAAAGACATACGAGGATTTATCCTCGGATTCCGATGATTTCAACGATAAGCCTTTTTCGCGATACCTATAGTTTATTGAATTATTAGTTAATATTACTTTTTCCAACACGTTCTTAAGTATGTTATGAAGTTTAAATGTATTTAGGTTTGACATGTaataaactcgaattttttctttgagaatgactcgatttttcatttcaaaatatacttaagTCAACCAAGCACATGATTTGTTCATGAATTCTCAAGAGTGATAATCGAATAAACTCAATTCTAATAAACCTACTTCGTTTACCTCGTAAACGTAGTTCCCTTCACACGTTAACGAATAAATCCAACaccgaatgaaaaaatttcgaacatatttaaaatatattttcaaatagtATAAAGAACGCCTTATTCTCGCATCATCTTCTCCTTTTGTCTTGCCAACTTCTTCTTGGAAACTTTCTTCTTTTGACTATCGTCACGGCTAACTTTGCTAACGTATTTCTGCTTTTCGGTTAAAATAACTTCGATGTGACACGGGGAACTCATATAAGCTGTGAAAAGAAAGACGACAGTTAAAACCAACGATATCTTTTCAATAATACGAGATAAATTCGTAAGTACTTACGATTAATACGTCCATGAGCCCTGTAGGTTCTTCTGCGAAGACACGGAGCTCTGTTAACTTGGATGTGTTCGATGAATAATCTGTCACTGTCAAGACCTTTAAATTCCGCGTTTGATTCGGCATTTCTCAGcaattccaataaaaattgaGCAGATTTGACTGGCCAACGTCCTTGAGTAGTGCCCCATTGCTTAGCCTACAACGTACGTAAATTAATAATAGCCGCATTCCAAATTAAAGATAACAACACAAAACTGACGTACTTGAGCACAACGACCAACACCACCGTTAAATCTTCTGAACGGAACGCATTCTTGTTGATCTTGTACGTTCTTCAAGAATTGAATAGCTCTTCTTAATGGCATTCTTTTGATAGTCTTGGCTGTTTCCCGTGTATTCTATGGAACAAAATCAAGATGAAATTTACTACATATCTAATATGGCACCGGAGTAGCATACATTAAATTACAGTGATTACTAGAAAACACAAATTACCTTGAAGTGAACCCGTAAATTAGAACCTCTAGCCCTGCATGACTTGGCTGGGTTTCTCGCGTCTTTGGCGTACTTACCCatctgaaaaacgaaaaataactCACTGTAATACAACCAACTAGTAGCAAAACAATCAATATGGATTGAGGAATAcgataaaaaataacatatgCGATTATTCACAGTAAAAAGCTCGGTACATATAATAACTTCATGAAAAGAAAAGGACGGATCAGATCCGGCGTGTTGATAAAACTAGGAGAATTTCCTCGTGATaaggaaaagaaaatcaaatactACTTTGTATGCTTATAAACTATAACAAACAGAACTCGCATTTTTGAAGTATACTTacaacaaataattataaattaaattctattaattaaataaaattcaaacttacTTTTATAACTTTACAACAACGATGGACACGTGAACGACGATTCTtcaattcccaaaaaatgtaaacttaCGGCCACCCAAATGCGAAACACAATGCCAGGATTGTACTTGAGAGATGAAAATCAAATAGTTTCTGTGCCCACCAAGCATTTAAGCATTCCCTACATCGTTTCAGCAACGCGTACATGCGCGCGCACGCGTATATAAGTAGTTTTCGTTTTCGTCGTTGTTCCGCTGCTTCTATAGCGTTCGAAAACGAGTTCTTGCAACCAGCAGCGATGGCGGTGTGGCAGGACAGAAGGCTTAGTAATCGGAAGGTCCAGAGTTCGATCCCCGCtcgattccaaatttttgaaaatttttttttaccataaattttttttcaagtgtattttattaatattatttttatttttcgaatagtatgccgaattaggcgaggcgaagccgagccgttcataatttatatttcactcgatcgacattactccccttggtgagttcagacggaggctggacatttaccgtgtatgtagcacttgcggttgtttataaaaaaattgtactcaccgaggccgaaggccgagggaagttaaccGACATAGTATGAACGACAAAGCGACcagcgcaaccgaggcgaagccgaggtgagcagacacaacgccccccaacactaaAAACAGCAATACATACGTGATAAATATCCCTTGTTGCTGAAATGTATGTAGGGAATGGTAAAATGCAACCACCaacatcaataaaaatttcaattttttttcaaaaattctaatttatcatcaaatttgaaatttaggtcattgaaaaaacttgataatttataatgtaaaacaataaaagaaaaattattgcattttaattaatttaaaattcacgaGTTTTACGTTATTACGTTTTACACGTTTTGCATTTGCAGGATCGCTAGTGACGTAGTGAGCTTGTTAGCGCTCCGTGACAAATGGCAGTCAAAGTAACTATCTTTTCGTGGATTCGTGGCAGTGGCAATTTGTATTGATGGTTGACTGTTTGATGATCCGAaggcattttcattttctcttcctACCACAGCATTGACCAAATTTGTTTTAGATAGatatttcgaatttcgattgaTTATCACTATCGGTAGTGTAATATTTTGAAAGGGAAGAGAAAACTTATATGTGTGATTACAGATTACAGAAGTTGAATTATTACTTCTCagtaattttcacgaaaataaCAATTCATCCAAACTGACTGACAACCTGGATGGAGTTGGAGTTCGGGCTAGGGCTACCTATTACAATCATATTCGtaacaaatcaaattttgaaaatttgtgaaaaataaaataatttaccaatttagtTGTGGtcaagagtaggtaggtactttttgattCGATGTCTTAATTTCCCGCTTTTGAAAACACCATAGACATAGACTTAACAATTtgcatttaatttttgaatgctcAGGCTCAGATTTAAACaactaggtactaggtagtaggtacaggttgcccagaaatatcgagcaccccaaagaaagtttttcattaaaaatataggttggcaacgtgaaatagatgcatatgattggtggaatgttatgtctccagtccaacaaccaatcatgtgctatcattattatcattcactgtgaccaaccacagtattttagtagaaaccTTTTTAAGGCTgctcaatatttctgggcaccctgtactagTATTATTGCATgtgacaaattttaaattaaagtaCATATTAATATGAGGAGGTTAGTATCAAAGTGAGACAAACATCATGAAGTTAGGTACCAAGTTTCGAGGAaattgatgtaggtaggtacgtatttttatcAAGTACAAAAATATGCAGCGTTTCTACCCTACTGTACAGTGTGGCTTAAGTTAGGTATTGGcttttataggatttttaacgctcttttcattgccgaggtcctcacctttttaaaagaaatattaaatcattttaaaattcaatcaaaatttttgctccATCTTCGCGCGAGCAGCTAGTAGGTACCcactttcattttaattttcatagaaTCATCGTATAATTTGAagcagttttggaaaaatacttcaatttccactttttcataagtacctacttatttgagaATCTTGTTTTGCTTTTCTGTGTTTTCCATTGGAAAAATCTTATAGCTACGCCGCTGAGTGGTGGCattctaattttatttaaataggtGTGTTTATGAATATGATAGTTGATGAAGTCAGACTGAAGCTTATGTTAAATGGGTATCCAAATTCGTGAATGAATGTAGATTATCATTTACCAATCACATAATCGacatcattttattcaagtttaattttaaaccattgcatctgccatttttttttttgaagtacttTCTCTACAATAAGATGTAAAAATCCGAAAAAGCCGTAAAAATTAGTCGCATTAAATTTGAAAGTCAATTctcaaagcttgaaaaaattatattccgTAGAATTTCATAAAGAATGAAATGACTTTTCGATGCACTTGTACTATAACGCAGTAGGTATGTAGTAATACAGAATCCGTATGTACCAGAttactcatcagtcatcacctATTTTCTTGTACGAATCTGAAATCTTTTGTGCAGCCTAATATACgcctaaaaaaattccattctttCATCCTTTCCTTCTTTTCTAGCAAGGAATAATTTCAGAATTGATTATATCTCACAGGCAGTACTCATACTCCTCGTTTTTTCCTGTTTAGTGCTATTCGAGTGCCAAAATTTACACTTGAATGtcaaattttggcacttttctGCTGTATGCAAAAACGAGGTGGGAATCAAGTCGACTATTTTTTGTGCTTAAGGAATAAACTCACCAACTCCCCTATAGGAACTTCAGCTAGATACATATTATACTggaaagaattattttttactccCCGATCAACACATCTGAAGTCATGGGTACATTCATAGACACAAGTGGATTTTTGATGATGATAAATAAATTTATGTTAAAATTGCTACCCAATAAATCACCAAATGACATGTACTGAAAtgacctttgaaatttttcgttgaaaaattacggGTCTTTTTGATCAGCGGCCTACAGCTACCTctaagtatctacctacctacccattaacgatttaaaattaggtattggCAAAAGATATTTATGAAATATGTGGATAGGGAACTTTACAAGAATCTTTTGTTCTATGAGTTAAAAAAACGGTATAATtatagaattaggtacctatattataatgATTAAATGCAACGTAATTCTATCGAGTATCATAGGCCTAGTTCTTGCGcatgaaaataggtaggtaggtacctagatgatagaacattttcaaactaaaattgtGATATTAGATACCTAATcagaaaacaaatttgaatcaagaaatcaacaacttaattttttcaaaacatttattCAAACCTACAGTGAATTAAGTATGCGTCTacgttgatgaaaattaattaataaaaccCGAGTCTGAAATTTGCTAACAagggaaaatttgaatgaaGTCTGGTTGTTATTTAAGTCTTCTATTTTCTGGTATAAAGttgaatatacgagtataaaacttTACTTACATTTATTCCGAATACACTGGAATAGGATTGGAGGATAAAGCGCGCATGAACCcctatatcatttttttgattggatGTTTTCCGTGTACAAGTTACGTGCCGCCCTTTAGGGCGTTCAACTTCGAATTGAAATAATCGCAGCGAAAAATTAACCAAAGTAAAGTTTAACAAGTTGTCGCTAAAAGTCTGCTGTAACTTTAGACAAgtgcaatatttttcaattgaaaattacgtTGAATATTAGTAATCGGTTATCAGCaaaggtaatattttttcattttcatattaaaTAGCTGTTGGTATTTAAATATTCATGATTatagtttttcagaatttgaatcaAATTGCAAACAAGAAActttattgaactttgaactttcaagtttttaagTAAAAATTAGCTAGAGATCCCGTGAAACAAATGGGCATCAGGTCTACCTATAAGTTTAGTCGTATGCTAGTACatagatcaaaaattgaacaagagaaaaaagagaataaaattgcttaaaaaacataattttttttggattcatcATAAATGATACGTAGGTTATTTTGAAAGCTGGTcttatatctacctacctactttcagtTTCACCACTGATTTTTACCTAAGTATTAAGCTTTTTTTCCCAATATaattcaagtgtaggtatagtgAGCccatatattttttgaaaatcaaatcagtaCTGTATTAATGTCTTTTTGATCATAACCTACGcatttacaaaaacaaaagactgtctcaaaattataaatcatttcattcaaattgcataaaaatgaaaataagtattGAACTAatgtacaacatttttttcgaataaatctcACAAAATCTGCTACATATGTAACTGAATCATCACAACttgataagtacatatatacgtATTTTCAAGACTTTCAATTCGCTCAAACATGAGTATACATCACTACATCTACCTATCTATAGGTACCTGAATCATTTTCACATTATTGATAGAGCTGAAATGATGAAATCATCGATAAAAAACTAAATGAACTTCAtacttcattaaaatttgaaatatgacaaaatttgaaCCTTGAAAAAGAAGTAGATGGATTGGATTCAGTCTTCGTAGGAGCATGTTGTAACACCTACTTAATTACGCGATCATTtgtgttttcataaaaattacataattataagacaataaaatttataaatttaacgTGCCTAGGTTGGtatgttttgaagaaattcagaCGAGCATAAACTTCAACCACTGCCTTGACAATGGaatatgaaaactgaaaagtacaTACGTAAACCTAGGTCcattacatatgtacctacaatcaTATTTACACATGCTATATTGTAAACTATCATGTTGGTAAATAGGAATTAATCAACTTTAGAATCGTTAATACTTAATTTACTTCGTATAAACGTGCGAATAAGTACCGTTTAAGCTCCCCTAGGTCATCAAAGgcgtttgttttcttttggaTTCGCTAGTTGAACAGATTAAGCAGGCACCTAAATTACATTGTCAAGTGTAGATAGATCTTCGTTCTGTTTTGCTCCGTTAATTCACCCTCGTATCTTCGAATACTTTGACTTATATTTGAATAGCGACTTTGGGTCACCTCGTCTTTTTCAAAGTTCTAGTTTCCCAGTAATCTACATCCTCGCCACatcaaaaaatccaagtttacGTATTCCATTTCATTGTTCGGTAATCATACTAAATccaacgaatatttttttttaaattgcaattaACTGTGATGTCTGCATTCGTGCCTTGAAATTCTGGGTAAAATTCCTTTTTTGTAGTTTACGTCAcaattttttacccaaattaTAAAAGtgttaagaattttgaaaaaagtgaaaattaacaCTTTTGGAAACAAACTACAATGTTATCATGTACCACTACTTGATGAGAGTATAGTAAAACGCCTGAACGACATCGACAAACTTTCTTTTTGCTGTATAAATGCAACGCAGCAAAacagcataaaattttgaacgacAACACAAACAGCTGcacatattatgtatttcatctttaaaaactTGTT
The sequence above is a segment of the Planococcus citri chromosome 3, ihPlaCitr1.1, whole genome shotgun sequence genome. Coding sequences within it:
- the LOC135841026 gene encoding mitochondrial outer membrane protein SLC25A46-like; translation: MDEKNLYFGPDNRINPADHWFNPNSSSPVNYEATLYNNSTAFDYNDEADESYLNPPQRDPEFDKKVNEFEATIQERFKDELEEEEIIFIRKWTNAGLQIVSLITEHLVSHPFVVIRRQCQVNNKLSRYHIVPVTLIPIVVNIHRWQGITCLWKGVGSVLVIKGLTLAVQDLISKITFWPKEISLESSGKSMGKHLLLKCITCAIITPFYSASLLETVQSEIASEKPEFLDVFKEGLRRLLSFGYPQKGRMLPVWSLVVPTAVYFIVKHMFTLFLKTVIAKALIFNQEMQHRRRGAIPKNFLTKDHQNIEISSSLVAVLSADIVLFPLETILHRLHLQGTRTIIDDLDDGASVRPILTNFEGVMDCYNATIREEGYAGLYKGFGALMMQCIAYTSILKLSKFVFTQVSYLFCKNESSNYVVGRNIDWNKPVPHPEVKTKKSAEIKNRPKKTYEDLSSDSDDFNDKPFSRYL
- the RpL17 gene encoding large ribosomal subunit protein uL22 → MGKYAKDARNPAKSCRARGSNLRVHFKNTRETAKTIKRMPLRRAIQFLKNVQDQQECVPFRRFNGGVGRCAQAKQWGTTQGRWPVKSAQFLLELLRNAESNAEFKGLDSDRLFIEHIQVNRAPCLRRRTYRAHGRINPYMSSPCHIEVILTEKQKYVSKVSRDDSQKKKVSKKKLARQKEKMMRE